In the genome of Candidatus Sysuiplasma jiujiangense, the window GATGAGGTTGTCAGAGAGGCAGGAAGGGTTTTAAGGAGCGGTGGCCTGATGATAAACCTGGACTGGAAGAAGATGCGCACCGAGTTTGGCCCGCCTGAAGAAATGCGCCTCTCGGAAGAGGAGAGCCGGAAAATCATACGGTCGGGACCATTTGACCAGTTCGGCAATATAGATGCCGGCCCATTCCATTACTGCCTTACTTTCAGGAAATTTTGATTGCCCGCTTTCCACGGAGAAAAAGCGGCATTGTCCCTCTTTTTGCTATTGCATCACTGCCGACGCGGATAGGGGTAGTGATAATCCTGGCAGTATGATGGACCTGTTAAATAACAGGAGTGCAGACTGCTGCCGGATACTGAAGAAACCGCTCCGTTGCGGATTGTCAGGGATACCGCTTCCCAACCGGACATCTGCACCAGGGCACCTGATCCAGAGATTGCCGGAATGGAGGAGATGTGGAATCTTTCAGGAATACTGCACGGCATGTCGCGAGGCGGGGCGCATATATGATAATCAGATCATGCTGCTTATCCTGCTCGCGATCAGAGATGCTTCCTAAGCTATAAGTTCAACATGCCGGTCTTCATGGAGGTAACATGTCGGCACCATATTGCCTTCGTGTGCGTCATTTGTTGCATCCACTGAAATACCGTATGAAGGCAGCTTGCTGTCAGATGCTGAAAACAAAGCCAAATCCAAAATTGTGGAAAACAAGCATGTAGGACAGCAGGAAGCCCAGGATTGTTCCTGTGTTCAGGAAAGGAAGGCCAGCCTGTGCCCTTCCCTTAGAAGTCTGTCTCATGAGCACTGCGAAACCGGCCAGAGCACCTGTTATGCATCCCATTGCGACAAGAAGGTTGCCTGGAATACCGGAAACTGAAGCGGCCGCGGAAAGGTTGGAAAATGCACTTATGGTCAGAACGCCCGGGATTATCATGTCGCCCAGACCTATGTAAAGCGCATCGCGTTCCGACGCATCTTCCGAACGCACCACACTTCCCTTCTTCCCGAAGTTGCTGAAGCCGCTTTTCTTGGGAACCATGAGCATTATGGGCAGATTCAGATCCAGCGCGCCTTCCGCGACATCGAGCATGTGTTTTGTCCTGTAAACCGCAAGAAAATCATAGGCAGCCATCACTGCCAGCAGAACAAATGCAGGCAGAATGCCAAGCGAAATTCCAAATATTGCTGTTATCCCGCTTGCCATGATAAATCCCCATGTGTCTACAATATACCATTCCGGATAGCGCCAGAGTGCGATACCAATCAGTATCATCGCAGCCAGCGAAAGATAGAAATCCACAACGGGCAGGGAGGGGAGAGCAAATACGAACACGGGCAGAAGCACATATATCGCTGAAAGGGAGATGACGAAAATAAAAATCACCCTGAGCCAGCTGCCTTTGTTCTTTTTGAGAATGTAGATCATCAGTGCAGTGAAAAGTATGAGAACCGCAACATAGAGAAGAGGTATGAGAGGGTTCGTCTGGCCCTGCGGGCCGAATGCCTGGTATCCGAAAACTTTGTACTGTGGAACAAGTAGCAGCGCAGCAATCTGCACGCCGATGAACAGGATGCCTGTTACGAATACAGGCAGGTAGAAGGAAAACTTTTCTCCCTCCGCCACCGTCGAAGACATGCCTTGCACCTTACTGCACTATGTTTGCAAATGCAATCGTGCCGCTCATCTTTCCTATCCTGATCTTCACCGTGGAACCTTTCTGTGCCCCGGGAATGTATATGATGTACCTGTCCAGGCGCGCAACGCCGTCTCCCCTCGAACCGACATCCTCAATCCTCACCTCGAGCACGGAACCCTCCTTCAGCGAATTGTCCTCTTCCGCCTTAACTGTCTTCTTGACATGCACCGGCCTCTTCGCGCCGCAAGCCTCGCATTCAAGCAGGAGTATCCTTCCTTCCTTTACCATCCTAGTGTCCGGTCTTCCGCATTCAGAACATATTACGAAAACGTCCGTGTATTCCTTGAGCTTCTCGTCGACCTGCATTGGATTCAGCTTTGACTTGAACACGGCGCGTCGTCCCTCGAGCGTACCTGCTGTCCCCATTTCGCGCAGCAGATACTGCAGGAGATGCTGCGGATCCCTCCTCAGCTTTTCCGCTATGTCCATGAAATTCCTGAATACCGAACTCTTCCCCTCGGCAATCAGATCAGGCTCCGGGATCTGGAACCTCTCGCCGCTTGAAATCGCCTCAGGCATTTCGCTCTTTGCCCTCTTGAGCAGTTCCCTGTAATTCAACGCGTCCTGCGAATCGGTCATTTTTTTATTCCTGCATGCATAGTTAAACCATCATGAATATAAAGCGATCGGAAGAATGCGGCAGTTTGATAATTCAGCCTGAAACACCGTATTTCTGCCTGATCGCCGCCCTGATCAGCCCGAGATGCAGCGGCGATGGTTTGTTGGGTCTTGACTTGAATTCGGGATGGAACTGCGAACCCATGAAGTAGTCTGCAGCTCCAATCTCTGCTATTTCCATCCTCCTTCCATCCTCGGACTTGCCTGAGAATTTAATCCCCTTGGACATGAAATCGGCTATCATCTCCGGGTTGACCTCGTATCTGTGCCTGTGCCGTTCAAAGATGCTGCCTGAGCCGTAGAGCTGCATAGCCCTGCTCCC includes:
- a CDS encoding translation initiation factor IF-2 subunit beta, encoding MTDSQDALNYRELLKRAKSEMPEAISSGERFQIPEPDLIAEGKSSVFRNFMDIAEKLRRDPQHLLQYLLREMGTAGTLEGRRAVFKSKLNPMQVDEKLKEYTDVFVICSECGRPDTRMVKEGRILLLECEACGAKRPVHVKKTVKAEEDNSLKEGSVLEVRIEDVGSRGDGVARLDRYIIYIPGAQKGSTVKIRIGKMSGTIAFANIVQ